In Campylobacter mucosalis, a single window of DNA contains:
- the yedF gene encoding sulfurtransferase-like selenium metabolism protein YedF, with amino-acid sequence MQRLDCRNLECPEPVIRTKNALNELKDAQKLEILVNSQAPRENISRFLNSQNQNFSIKDLPNGETLFEVSKSGVLAEVNTDDFVCNTLSKKVIFLNEDRTGSGEVGVGLLAKFLGAFLQVENKPYAVLLVNNAVRLSTDRAQPAFKALKDLEALGVKILSCGSCLEAYKLVDKLGVGEITNAFEIADILSKYDEIKL; translated from the coding sequence ATGCAAAGGTTAGATTGTAGAAATTTAGAGTGTCCAGAGCCTGTTATCAGGACAAAAAATGCCCTTAATGAGCTAAAAGACGCCCAAAAGCTTGAAATTTTAGTAAATTCGCAAGCCCCGCGCGAAAATATCTCGCGATTTTTAAACTCACAAAATCAAAATTTCAGTATCAAGGATCTGCCTAATGGCGAAACGCTTTTTGAGGTTAGCAAAAGCGGTGTTTTAGCCGAGGTAAATACAGATGATTTTGTGTGTAACACTCTTAGTAAAAAGGTTATTTTTTTAAACGAAGATAGAACTGGCAGTGGCGAGGTTGGAGTTGGACTTTTGGCGAAATTTTTAGGTGCATTTTTACAGGTTGAAAATAAGCCTTATGCCGTTTTGCTCGTAAATAACGCAGTTAGATTAAGCACAGATAGGGCACAACCAGCTTTTAAGGCACTTAAGGATTTAGAGGCACTTGGTGTTAAAATTTTAAGTTGCGGCAGTTGTCTTGAGGCTTATAAATTAGTCGATAAACTGGGCGTTGGCGAGATAACAAACGCCTTTGAAATAGCAGATATTTTAAGCAAATATGATGAGATAAAACTTTGA